In one Electrophorus electricus isolate fEleEle1 chromosome 21, fEleEle1.pri, whole genome shotgun sequence genomic region, the following are encoded:
- the lingo1b gene encoding leucine-rich repeat and immunoglobulin-like domain-containing nogo receptor-interacting protein 1-B isoform X2 — MTFLVTSRMVAGEVSGHSYLVACWQPILILMLGTVLSGSATGCPFRCECSGQDRSVQCHRRKLTALPEGIPIETRLLDLSKNRLKAINPEEFINYPHLEELQLNENIISVIEPGAFSNLFGLRTLGLRNNKLKLIQLGVFTGLTNLTRLDISENKIVILLDYMFQDLYNLKELEVGDNDLVFISHRAFHGLSSLEQLTMERCNLTSVPTEAFSHLHNLLVLKMHNFNVNIIKDFSFRRLYRLKVLEIASWPFLEILTDKSLHGLNITTLSITNCNLTAIPYVAIRHLVYLRSLNLSFNPIEVVEGNKMHNLMRLQVFDLVGGRLVTIEPYSFRGLNYLKVLNVSSNSLSTLEESAFHSVGNLETLALYDNPLACDCRLLWVFRRRLRLNFNKQQPSCATPEFVQGKEFKHFPDTLSTNYFTCQKSKIRDHKPLQRIVDEGTTVRFACQADGDPAPVIMWQSPRKQFITTKTVGRLSVSMDGTLEVRYAQIQDNGTYACIATNAGGNDTKLAHLHVHSYSPNWPHQPNKTFAFISNQPNEGSANGTGKSGPFPFDMKTLIIATTMGFISFLGVVLFCLVLLFLWSRGKGNPKPNIEIEYVPRKVDGETSSTGDSHKIRMKMM; from the exons ATGACGTTTCTG GTAACTAGCAGGATGGTGGCCGGTGAGGTGAGTGGGCACAGCTACCTGGTGGCATGCTGGCAGCCCATTCTTATCCTGATGCTGGGCACGGTACTGTCTGGCTCGGCCACGGGGTGCCCTTTCCGCTGTGAGTGCAGTGGCCAGGACCGCTCTGTCCAGTGCCACCGCCGGAAGCTGACTGCTCTCCCTGAGGGAATCCCCATCGAGACGCGCCTGTTGGACCTAAGCAAGAACCGCCTGAAAGCCATCAACCCCGAAGAGTTCATCAACTACCCCCACTtggaggagctgcagctcaACGAAAACATCATCTCGGTTATCGAGCCTGGGGCCTTCAGCAATCTCTTTGGCTTACGGACGTTGGGATTGCGCAATAACAAGCTGAAACTCATCCAGCTGGGTGTATTCACTGGCTTGACTAACCTCACCAGACTGGACATCAGCGAGAATAAAATAGTCATCCTGTTGGACTACATGTTTCAGGACCTTTATAATCTAAAGGAACTGGAGGTGGGGGATAATGACCTGGTCTTCATCTCACATAGAGCCTTTCATGGCCTCAGCAGTTTAGAGCAGCTCACAATGGAGAGGTGCAACCTGACCTCTGTGCCCACAGAGGCCTTCAGCCATCTCCATAACTTGCTGGTACTCAAGATGCACAATTTCAATGTCAACATTATTAAGGACTTTTCTTTCAGGAGACTCTACCGACTGAAAGTCTTAGAGATAGCAAGTTGGCCCTTTCTAGAAATCCTGACTGACAAGTCCCTCCATGGACTCAACATTACTACCTTGAGTATCACGAATTGCAACCTCACTGCCATTCCATATGTGGCCATCCGGCACCTTGTGTATCTTCGCTCTCTCAACCTTTCTTTCAATCCCATAGAGGTCGTGGAGggaaacaaaatgcacaatttaATGAGACTCCAGGTATTTGACTTAGTAGGAGGGCGATTGGTCACAATTGAGCCTTACTCTTTCAGAGGACTAAATTACCTGAAGGTTCTCAATGTATCCAGCAATAGCCTGAGCACTTTAGAAGAGTCTGCCTTTCACTCGGTTGGTAACCTGGAGACTCTGGCCCTATATGACAACCCCTTGGCATGTGACTGCCGTTTGCTATGGGTCTTTCGGCGGCGCTTGAGGCTCAATTTCAACAAACAGCAGCCATCTTGTGCCACACCTGAGTTTGTGCAGGGGAAAGAGTTTAAACACTTCCCAGATACTCTCTCTACTAACTACTTCACTTGCCAGAAATCTAAGATCCGGGACCACAAACCCCTTCAGAGGATTGTGGATGAAGGGACTACAGTTCGTTTTGCATGCCAAGCAGATGGGGACCCGGCCCCTGTAATTATGTGGCAGTCTCCAAGGAAGCAGTTCATCACCACTAAAACTGTTGGACGTTTGTCAGTTTCCATGGATGGCACCCTGGAAGTGAGGTACGCCCAAATACAAGACAATGGCACATATGCATGTATAGCTACCAATGCAGGGGGTAATGACACCAAACTTGCTCATTTACATGTTCATAGTTATTCCCCCAACTGGCCCCATCAACCTAACAAGACATTTGCCTTCATCTCTAACCAACCCAATGAAGGTAGTGCCAACGGGACTGGTAAATCAGGCCCATTTCCATTCGATATGAAGACTCTGATAATTGCTACTACTATGGGGTTCATTTCCTTCCTTGGAGTGGTGCTGTTCTGTCTTgtactcctcttcctctggagTCGAGGGAAAGGTAATCCCAAGCCAAACATTGAGATTGAGTATGTGCCACGTAAAGTAGATGGGGAGACTAGTTCAACAGGGGACTCCCATAAGATCCGAATGAAAATGATGTAA
- the lingo1b gene encoding leucine-rich repeat and immunoglobulin-like domain-containing nogo receptor-interacting protein 1-B isoform X1: MTFLQVTSRMVAGEVSGHSYLVACWQPILILMLGTVLSGSATGCPFRCECSGQDRSVQCHRRKLTALPEGIPIETRLLDLSKNRLKAINPEEFINYPHLEELQLNENIISVIEPGAFSNLFGLRTLGLRNNKLKLIQLGVFTGLTNLTRLDISENKIVILLDYMFQDLYNLKELEVGDNDLVFISHRAFHGLSSLEQLTMERCNLTSVPTEAFSHLHNLLVLKMHNFNVNIIKDFSFRRLYRLKVLEIASWPFLEILTDKSLHGLNITTLSITNCNLTAIPYVAIRHLVYLRSLNLSFNPIEVVEGNKMHNLMRLQVFDLVGGRLVTIEPYSFRGLNYLKVLNVSSNSLSTLEESAFHSVGNLETLALYDNPLACDCRLLWVFRRRLRLNFNKQQPSCATPEFVQGKEFKHFPDTLSTNYFTCQKSKIRDHKPLQRIVDEGTTVRFACQADGDPAPVIMWQSPRKQFITTKTVGRLSVSMDGTLEVRYAQIQDNGTYACIATNAGGNDTKLAHLHVHSYSPNWPHQPNKTFAFISNQPNEGSANGTGKSGPFPFDMKTLIIATTMGFISFLGVVLFCLVLLFLWSRGKGNPKPNIEIEYVPRKVDGETSSTGDSHKIRMKMM, from the exons ATGACGTTTCTG CAGGTAACTAGCAGGATGGTGGCCGGTGAGGTGAGTGGGCACAGCTACCTGGTGGCATGCTGGCAGCCCATTCTTATCCTGATGCTGGGCACGGTACTGTCTGGCTCGGCCACGGGGTGCCCTTTCCGCTGTGAGTGCAGTGGCCAGGACCGCTCTGTCCAGTGCCACCGCCGGAAGCTGACTGCTCTCCCTGAGGGAATCCCCATCGAGACGCGCCTGTTGGACCTAAGCAAGAACCGCCTGAAAGCCATCAACCCCGAAGAGTTCATCAACTACCCCCACTtggaggagctgcagctcaACGAAAACATCATCTCGGTTATCGAGCCTGGGGCCTTCAGCAATCTCTTTGGCTTACGGACGTTGGGATTGCGCAATAACAAGCTGAAACTCATCCAGCTGGGTGTATTCACTGGCTTGACTAACCTCACCAGACTGGACATCAGCGAGAATAAAATAGTCATCCTGTTGGACTACATGTTTCAGGACCTTTATAATCTAAAGGAACTGGAGGTGGGGGATAATGACCTGGTCTTCATCTCACATAGAGCCTTTCATGGCCTCAGCAGTTTAGAGCAGCTCACAATGGAGAGGTGCAACCTGACCTCTGTGCCCACAGAGGCCTTCAGCCATCTCCATAACTTGCTGGTACTCAAGATGCACAATTTCAATGTCAACATTATTAAGGACTTTTCTTTCAGGAGACTCTACCGACTGAAAGTCTTAGAGATAGCAAGTTGGCCCTTTCTAGAAATCCTGACTGACAAGTCCCTCCATGGACTCAACATTACTACCTTGAGTATCACGAATTGCAACCTCACTGCCATTCCATATGTGGCCATCCGGCACCTTGTGTATCTTCGCTCTCTCAACCTTTCTTTCAATCCCATAGAGGTCGTGGAGggaaacaaaatgcacaatttaATGAGACTCCAGGTATTTGACTTAGTAGGAGGGCGATTGGTCACAATTGAGCCTTACTCTTTCAGAGGACTAAATTACCTGAAGGTTCTCAATGTATCCAGCAATAGCCTGAGCACTTTAGAAGAGTCTGCCTTTCACTCGGTTGGTAACCTGGAGACTCTGGCCCTATATGACAACCCCTTGGCATGTGACTGCCGTTTGCTATGGGTCTTTCGGCGGCGCTTGAGGCTCAATTTCAACAAACAGCAGCCATCTTGTGCCACACCTGAGTTTGTGCAGGGGAAAGAGTTTAAACACTTCCCAGATACTCTCTCTACTAACTACTTCACTTGCCAGAAATCTAAGATCCGGGACCACAAACCCCTTCAGAGGATTGTGGATGAAGGGACTACAGTTCGTTTTGCATGCCAAGCAGATGGGGACCCGGCCCCTGTAATTATGTGGCAGTCTCCAAGGAAGCAGTTCATCACCACTAAAACTGTTGGACGTTTGTCAGTTTCCATGGATGGCACCCTGGAAGTGAGGTACGCCCAAATACAAGACAATGGCACATATGCATGTATAGCTACCAATGCAGGGGGTAATGACACCAAACTTGCTCATTTACATGTTCATAGTTATTCCCCCAACTGGCCCCATCAACCTAACAAGACATTTGCCTTCATCTCTAACCAACCCAATGAAGGTAGTGCCAACGGGACTGGTAAATCAGGCCCATTTCCATTCGATATGAAGACTCTGATAATTGCTACTACTATGGGGTTCATTTCCTTCCTTGGAGTGGTGCTGTTCTGTCTTgtactcctcttcctctggagTCGAGGGAAAGGTAATCCCAAGCCAAACATTGAGATTGAGTATGTGCCACGTAAAGTAGATGGGGAGACTAGTTCAACAGGGGACTCCCATAAGATCCGAATGAAAATGATGTAA